One segment of Polyangiaceae bacterium DNA contains the following:
- a CDS encoding aldo/keto reductase, translating to MRKRSLGKTEMQVSELALGTWGLSGDGYGPMVFAEVDRVIDKAIASGINLFDTADVYGRGAMEKKLAERLSKDDTYVVTKIGTDLDSKPPLKHFDPSYLREALLHSRDRLAREPIDIVLLHNPTERTFVETDTAAFMKEMVDEGFIRAWGASVGSAAVGTAAIRAGAQVIELAYNTFMAADLHALSAEITQNGVGVLARSVLAHGLLTGHWTAEREFEDGDHRAHRWTRDDLRLRISQLDALRPAMRDDIASLRSVALRFVLANQLVSSAVLGPRSVFQLEQLVRDAGAPPYLKDTTMVELAGRLAAAGLDV from the coding sequence GTGCGCAAGCGCTCTCTCGGTAAAACCGAAATGCAAGTCTCCGAGCTCGCCCTTGGTACCTGGGGCCTGTCCGGAGATGGCTACGGACCCATGGTGTTTGCCGAGGTCGATCGCGTCATCGACAAGGCGATCGCGAGTGGCATCAACCTCTTCGACACGGCCGATGTGTACGGCCGTGGAGCCATGGAGAAAAAGCTCGCCGAACGTTTGTCCAAGGACGACACCTACGTCGTCACGAAGATCGGCACGGACCTCGACAGCAAGCCTCCGCTGAAGCACTTCGATCCCAGCTACTTGCGAGAGGCGCTCTTGCATTCGCGAGACAGACTCGCCCGCGAGCCGATCGACATCGTGCTCCTGCACAACCCCACCGAACGCACGTTTGTCGAGACAGACACTGCTGCGTTCATGAAGGAAATGGTCGACGAGGGGTTCATCCGAGCGTGGGGGGCGAGTGTTGGCAGCGCAGCCGTGGGCACCGCAGCGATTCGAGCTGGGGCGCAGGTGATCGAGCTGGCGTACAACACGTTCATGGCTGCGGACCTTCACGCCCTTTCGGCGGAGATCACGCAGAACGGCGTAGGCGTTCTTGCGCGAAGCGTGCTCGCCCATGGGCTTCTGACGGGTCATTGGACCGCGGAGCGCGAATTCGAAGACGGCGATCACCGAGCACATCGTTGGACGCGTGACGACCTCAGGCTGCGCATCAGCCAACTCGATGCTCTCAGGCCAGCCATGCGTGACGACATCGCGAGCTTGCGTTCCGTGGCGCTGCGATTCGTTCTCGCAAACCAACTGGTCTCGTCCGCGGTGCTCGGGCCTCGTTCGGTTTTCCAGCTCGAACAGCTCGTGCGCGATGCCGGCGCGCCGCCTTATCTGAAAGACACGACCATGGTCGAGCTTGCAGGGCGTCTTGCTGCAGCAGGTCTCGACGTCTGA